From Arcobacter lacus, one genomic window encodes:
- a CDS encoding imelysin family protein, whose translation MIKSTKKILLSVSVVASLALTSYAATNNNESKKVEVSKQASILEAYANIALDNYTNALKDAKSLKVAIDKFAKKPTQENFDAAKKAWLESRESYGSTEIFRLSNGPIDAEEGWVSDAYGALEGQINAWPLDENMIDYTIDAEGKLTSGNIIDTVGKFNPGGEDSKEVDVTKITVESLTDLNENGGEANVSTGYHAIEFLLWGQDQDYANFMDDNVTKGAMVAGQRPLSDFTTDKNAQRRLAYLKASSEKLVEDLEIVASAWKKEVKGNQGLYQAALLGKLKGKDKEKNIDQKEALKQIIAGMGVFIKSELANERIAVAVLTPSEEDEHSCFSDNTHRDIVKNYEGFKNVLTATYNGKKYGKSLFDAVDAETKDRIEKLMSSIEEKIESIDKIAKTEAHFDYQIRPDNEQSKVIVKLKNEMRKLGDEMVNVASANGINLSTDDVTDPEETKI comes from the coding sequence ATGATTAAAAGTACAAAAAAAATTTTATTATCTGTTTCTGTTGTAGCATCACTTGCTCTTACTTCTTACGCAGCAACAAATAATAATGAATCAAAAAAAGTTGAAGTTTCAAAACAAGCTTCTATTTTAGAAGCTTATGCAAATATCGCTCTAGATAATTATACAAATGCTTTAAAAGATGCAAAAAGTTTAAAAGTAGCTATTGACAAATTTGCAAAGAAACCAACACAAGAAAATTTTGATGCTGCAAAAAAAGCTTGGTTAGAATCAAGAGAATCATATGGTTCAACTGAGATTTTCAGATTATCAAATGGACCAATTGATGCTGAAGAGGGATGGGTTTCTGATGCTTATGGTGCATTAGAAGGACAAATTAATGCTTGGCCTTTAGATGAAAATATGATTGATTATACTATAGATGCAGAAGGAAAATTAACTTCTGGAAATATTATCGATACTGTTGGAAAATTTAATCCAGGTGGTGAAGATTCAAAAGAAGTTGATGTAACAAAAATCACAGTTGAATCTTTAACAGATTTAAATGAAAATGGTGGAGAAGCAAATGTTTCTACTGGTTACCATGCAATTGAGTTTTTATTATGGGGACAAGATCAAGATTATGCAAACTTTATGGATGATAATGTTACAAAAGGTGCAATGGTAGCAGGACAAAGACCGTTAAGTGATTTTACAACAGATAAAAATGCACAAAGAAGATTAGCTTATTTAAAAGCAAGTTCTGAAAAATTAGTTGAAGATTTAGAAATTGTTGCAAGTGCTTGGAAAAAAGAAGTAAAAGGAAATCAAGGTCTTTATCAAGCAGCACTTTTAGGTAAATTAAAAGGAAAAGATAAAGAGAAAAATATTGATCAAAAAGAGGCATTAAAACAAATTATTGCAGGAATGGGTGTATTTATTAAATCAGAACTTGCAAATGAAAGAATTGCTGTTGCAGTATTAACTCCAAGTGAAGAAGATGAGCACTCTTGTTTTTCTGATAATACTCATAGGGATATAGTTAAAAATTATGAAGGTTTTAAAAATGTTTTAACTGCAACTTATAATGGTAAAAAATATGGAAAGTCTTTATTTGATGCTGTTGATGCTGAAACAAAAGATAGAATAGAAAAACTGATGTCTTCTATTGAAGAAAAAATTGAAAGTATTGATAAAATCGCTAAAACAGAAGCTCACTTTGATTATCAAATTAGACCTGACAATGAACAATCAAAAGTTATAGTTAAACTTAAAAATGAAATGAGAAAACTTGGTGATGAAATGGTTAATGTTGCTTCAGCAAATGGAATTAATTTAAGTACAGATGATGTTACAGATCCAGAAGAAACAAAAATTTAA
- a CDS encoding sensor histidine kinase yields the protein MEFDINQIIFYGITFGILIMTIAYTLIRYIYSKEIFYISYCFMQIFSLFYIVAYSKLYQISYFVQEFSLVLASVFAVIFAVNYYEGKFLPKVSNYKELILNTFLLNVVILTAFYHYILFEYLPYTIIYAILFISIIFNLKQGFKPTLIYVIGWSVFCIVLFIFDFKNRYIGLGYFDLVLVVFALEAMLFTISIAYKYNDLKKQNKEFEKMILQQSKFVKSGEMIANITHQFRQPLNNISYILINLKKRFESEKLDKIFFDKKVNQANEQVSFLSKTIDDFKEFYLQEKEKDDFLVKDSIQNALTILNPDLQKDNINLNLRFETFEDIKIFGVKNELSQVILSLISNSIDALKNRHNPKISINVVSSSAEVIIEILDNAGGIKAKNLKKIFEPYFSTKEEGTGIGLYLSKIIIEESFGGKLQVQNIKDGAKFSIFIEKAI from the coding sequence TTGGAATTTGATATAAACCAGATTATATTTTATGGTATAACTTTTGGTATTTTAATAATGACAATAGCATATACCTTAATTAGATATATATATTCAAAAGAGATATTTTATATAAGTTATTGTTTTATGCAAATTTTTTCTTTGTTTTATATAGTTGCATATAGTAAGTTATACCAAATTAGTTATTTTGTTCAAGAATTTTCTTTAGTTTTAGCTTCTGTTTTTGCAGTAATTTTTGCAGTAAATTATTATGAAGGAAAATTTTTACCAAAAGTTTCAAACTATAAAGAGTTGATTTTAAATACATTTTTATTAAATGTTGTGATTCTAACAGCTTTTTATCACTATATTTTATTTGAATATTTACCTTATACTATTATTTATGCAATTTTATTTATTTCAATAATTTTTAATTTAAAACAAGGTTTTAAACCGACACTTATTTATGTAATAGGTTGGTCAGTATTTTGTATAGTTCTTTTTATTTTTGATTTTAAAAATAGATATATTGGCTTGGGATATTTTGATTTAGTTTTAGTTGTATTTGCTCTTGAAGCGATGCTTTTTACAATCTCAATAGCATATAAATATAATGATTTAAAAAAACAAAATAAAGAGTTTGAAAAGATGATTTTACAACAATCAAAGTTTGTAAAATCAGGTGAAATGATAGCAAATATAACTCATCAATTTAGGCAACCACTAAATAATATTTCATATATTTTGATAAATCTAAAAAAGAGATTTGAAAGTGAAAAATTAGACAAGATTTTTTTTGATAAAAAGGTAAATCAAGCAAATGAACAGGTGAGTTTTTTATCAAAAACAATAGATGATTTTAAAGAGTTTTATTTACAAGAGAAAGAAAAAGATGATTTTTTAGTAAAAGACTCAATCCAAAATGCTCTTACAATTTTAAATCCTGACTTACAAAAAGATAATATAAATTTGAATCTAAGATTTGAGACTTTCGAAGATATAAAAATCTTTGGAGTTAAAAATGAGTTGTCTCAAGTTATTTTATCTTTGATTTCAAATTCAATAGATGCTTTAAAAAATAGACATAATCCAAAAATATCTATAAATGTAGTATCTTCAAGTGCTGAGGTTATAATAGAAATTTTAGATAATGCAGGTGGAATAAAAGCAAAAAATCTAAAAAAAATATTTGAACCATATTTTTCTACAAAAGAAGAAGGAACTGGAATAGGGCTTTATTTATCAAAAATCATAATTGAAGAGAGTTTTGGCGGAAAGTTACAAGTTCAAAATATAAAAGATGGAGCTAAATTCTCCATCTTTATAGAAAAAGCTATTTAA
- a CDS encoding glycoside hydrolase family 17 protein: MRNKVFLTFLSALSVLFFWHYVGTKVILKDDSSKSFSKLQCVSYAPFTKDESPYSFEKGLVLKEENIRKDLELFSKYTNCIRTYSTVGLELIPKVAKELNMQMLMGAWIGKSDKDARKEIDTLIQLATEYKDIVKAVIVGNEVLLRGDSSEQRLHDFIVEVKTALPDTPVTYADVWEYWLKYPKIKEVTDFVTIHILPYWEDDPQNIHDSIEHLANVRMEVEKELGTSNILIGETGWPSEGRAREDAMPSKINQAMFVRDFVKLAEEKNWNYNIIEAVDQPWKRVNEGAVGGFWGLFDKDRGDKSVFKGDVSNFPNYTYLAFGSLFLVLAFSYTMLRKKVFSMTKIATFTIINTIFAILFMLQVEQYHVITRNFFEFIWAILLLGTQIFVYYFMLAYILRKKQSDVIPSMFFYASAFFAFIMTTNLAFNGRYENFEIYGFVILAVSFLWLYISRFSQLQFGKFEKLLSLVLVINTIIVFYNETSLNIFSNIWVILSLIFAFILYKGTTKEIKITDLKEIVVYTLIFAIGVYLFKIGFVSNKALANACNIDSKGIACGIKDFMGHSIYFGYVGFVSLIISIIALVVNTKKTSLVALFFAVASTILSNTFLGAVSFIIVAYILTKENKKLV; the protein is encoded by the coding sequence ATGAGAAATAAGGTTTTTTTAACATTTTTAAGTGCACTATCAGTGCTGTTTTTTTGGCATTATGTAGGTACAAAAGTTATATTAAAAGATGACTCTTCAAAATCTTTTTCTAAACTTCAATGTGTCTCTTATGCTCCATTTACAAAAGATGAATCACCATACTCTTTTGAGAAAGGTTTAGTTCTAAAAGAAGAAAATATTAGAAAAGATTTAGAACTTTTTTCTAAGTATACAAATTGTATTAGAACTTATTCTACTGTTGGATTAGAACTTATTCCTAAAGTTGCAAAAGAGTTAAATATGCAAATGTTAATGGGTGCATGGATAGGAAAAAGTGATAAAGATGCAAGAAAAGAAATAGATACTTTAATCCAACTTGCAACTGAATACAAAGACATTGTAAAAGCAGTAATTGTAGGAAATGAAGTTTTATTAAGAGGTGATTCTTCTGAGCAAAGACTTCACGATTTTATAGTTGAAGTAAAAACTGCACTTCCTGATACTCCTGTAACTTATGCTGATGTTTGGGAATATTGGCTTAAATATCCAAAAATCAAAGAAGTTACTGATTTTGTAACTATTCATATTTTACCTTATTGGGAAGATGATCCACAAAATATACATGATTCAATAGAACACTTAGCAAATGTAAGAATGGAAGTTGAAAAAGAGTTAGGAACTTCAAATATTCTAATTGGGGAGACAGGTTGGCCAAGCGAAGGAAGAGCAAGAGAAGATGCTATGCCTAGTAAAATAAATCAAGCTATGTTTGTAAGAGATTTTGTAAAATTAGCTGAAGAAAAAAACTGGAATTACAATATAATTGAAGCAGTTGATCAACCTTGGAAAAGAGTAAATGAAGGTGCTGTTGGTGGATTCTGGGGATTATTTGACAAAGATAGAGGAGATAAAAGTGTATTTAAAGGTGATGTTTCAAACTTCCCAAATTATACATATTTAGCATTTGGTTCACTATTTTTAGTATTAGCTTTCTCTTATACAATGTTAAGAAAAAAAGTATTTTCAATGACAAAAATAGCTACTTTTACTATTATAAATACTATTTTTGCTATTTTATTTATGCTTCAAGTTGAACAATATCATGTAATAACGAGAAACTTCTTTGAGTTTATTTGGGCAATTTTACTTCTTGGAACTCAAATTTTCGTATATTATTTTATGTTAGCATACATCTTAAGAAAAAAACAAAGTGATGTAATTCCTTCAATGTTCTTTTATGCATCGGCATTCTTTGCATTTATTATGACTACAAATTTAGCATTTAACGGAAGATATGAAAACTTTGAAATTTATGGATTTGTAATCTTAGCTGTTTCATTTTTATGGTTATATATTTCAAGATTCAGCCAACTTCAATTTGGTAAATTTGAAAAACTTTTATCTTTAGTTTTAGTTATAAATACAATTATAGTTTTCTATAACGAAACTTCTTTAAATATTTTTTCAAATATTTGGGTTATTTTATCTTTAATTTTTGCGTTTATCCTATACAAAGGTACAACAAAAGAGATTAAAATCACAGATTTAAAAGAGATTGTAGTTTATACTTTAATTTTTGCAATTGGTGTTTATCTATTTAAAATAGGATTTGTTTCAAATAAAGCTTTAGCAAATGCTTGTAATATTGATTCAAAAGGAATAGCTTGTGGAATAAAAGACTTTATGGGACACTCGATATATTTTGGTTATGTTGGTTTTGTATCGCTGATTATTTCAATAATAGCTTTAGTTGTAAATACTAAAAAAACAAGTTTAGTTGCTCTATTCTTCGCAGTAGCTTCAACTATTCTTTCTAATACATTCTTAGGTGCTGTTTCATTTATAATAGTTGCCTACATTCTTACAAAAGAAAATAAAAAACTAGTTTAA
- a CDS encoding di-heme oxidoreductase family protein, protein MIKSLVAILATGLFAVNSNSNFLSTNKNSSLLTIPQKGLNNEQYDKFMLGRSFFSIPWVEAPSITTARDGLGPLFNANSCISCHPKNGRGTLFSKDKFPSRALIARLSIKSNDSLEHKEFLKYQGFVPEPVYGNQLAINGIFGVDFEGKVNIDFEEKEIIFPDGEKQILLKPKYNLTDLNYGDLHKDSNVSYRIAQTLNGMGLIALISDEDILANEDIEDKDGDGISGRANWVYSKITKKTELGKYTWKASVAFLKEQIANAASNDIGLTTSINPNENCTNFEEACNNAPKAKDSIDLPDERLDAIAFYLKNIKSYVPKNTKEYNEGLALFEAISCSKCHIISFETKEGFKVSPYSDFLLHDMGEDLADGRVEFLASQSEWRTAPLWGLALHKKINKENPRLLHDGRARSYQEAILWHGGEAQNSKENYMNLPKEKREKLIRFLEEL, encoded by the coding sequence TTGATAAAAAGCCTTGTAGCTATTTTAGCTACAGGGCTTTTTGCAGTTAATAGCAATAGTAATTTTTTATCAACAAATAAAAATAGTTCATTACTTACAATTCCTCAAAAAGGGTTAAATAATGAGCAATATGATAAGTTTATGTTAGGAAGAAGTTTTTTTTCTATACCTTGGGTTGAAGCACCGAGTATTACAACTGCGAGAGATGGATTAGGACCACTTTTTAATGCAAATAGTTGTATTAGCTGTCATCCAAAAAATGGAAGAGGAACTTTATTTTCAAAAGATAAATTTCCTTCAAGAGCTTTAATAGCAAGATTATCTATAAAATCAAATGATAGTTTAGAGCATAAAGAATTTTTGAAATATCAAGGTTTTGTACCTGAACCAGTTTATGGAAATCAATTGGCAATTAATGGTATATTTGGAGTTGATTTTGAAGGAAAGGTTAATATTGATTTTGAAGAAAAAGAAATTATTTTTCCAGATGGAGAAAAGCAAATATTACTTAAACCAAAATATAATTTGACAGATTTGAATTATGGTGATTTACATAAAGATTCAAATGTATCATATAGAATTGCACAAACTTTAAATGGAATGGGATTAATTGCTTTAATTTCAGACGAAGATATTTTAGCAAATGAAGATATAGAGGATAAAGATGGAGATGGAATTTCAGGTCGAGCTAATTGGGTTTATTCAAAAATAACAAAAAAAACTGAATTAGGAAAATATACTTGGAAAGCAAGTGTTGCATTCTTAAAAGAACAAATAGCAAATGCAGCTTCAAATGATATTGGATTGACAACTTCAATTAATCCTAATGAAAACTGTACAAATTTTGAAGAAGCATGTAACAATGCTCCAAAAGCAAAAGATAGTATTGATTTACCAGATGAAAGATTAGATGCGATTGCTTTTTATTTGAAAAATATAAAAAGTTATGTTCCAAAAAATACAAAAGAATATAATGAAGGATTAGCTTTATTTGAAGCTATTTCTTGTTCAAAATGTCATATAATAAGTTTTGAAACAAAAGAAGGTTTTAAAGTTTCACCATATTCTGATTTTTTACTTCATGATATGGGGGAAGATTTAGCTGATGGAAGAGTTGAATTTTTAGCTTCACAAAGTGAATGGAGAACAGCTCCTTTATGGGGATTAGCTTTACATAAAAAAATAAATAAAGAAAATCCGAGGCTTTTACATGATGGAAGAGCTAGAAGTTATCAAGAAGCGATTTTATGGCATGGTGGTGAAGCTCAAAATAGTAAAGAAAACTATATGAATTTACCGAAAGAAAAAAGAGAAAAATTGATTAGATTTTTGGAGGAATTATGA
- a CDS encoding F0F1 ATP synthase subunit C, translated as MKKIVLLMLAIAGIAFAADEAVVNETLKAYSVVAAGIGLGLAALGGAIGMGNTAAATIAGTARNPGLGGKLMTTMFIALAMIEAQVIYALVVAMIALYANPFLG; from the coding sequence ATGAAAAAAATCGTTCTTTTAATGCTAGCTATTGCTGGTATCGCTTTCGCTGCTGACGAAGCTGTTGTAAATGAAACTTTAAAAGCATACTCTGTTGTTGCTGCTGGAATTGGATTAGGTCTTGCTGCACTTGGTGGTGCTATTGGTATGGGTAATACTGCTGCTGCAACTATTGCTGGTACTGCTAGAAACCCAGGTTTAGGTGGAAAATTAATGACTACAATGTTCATTGCTTTAGCGATGATCGAAGCACAAGTTATTTATGCACTTGTTGTAGCTATGATTGCATTATATGCAAATCCATTTTTAGGGTAA
- the thiD gene encoding bifunctional hydroxymethylpyrimidine kinase/phosphomethylpyrimidine kinase produces the protein MKVVLTIAGSDSGGGAGIQADIKSGFYHGIFMTTAITAITVQNTLGVTNVEVLKPSFVQEQISSVLEDFKVNAIKIGMLGSKELILKVLDCIKPLYIPIVLDPVAISRAGSKLIDDEAVETLKTLFKYAFVITPNKYEAKLFFDVNSIDDIKNIKHIPTNILFKNMVEDKNKTVDILLKKDGTIINFESPRANEENTHGTGCSFSASIASLIAKGETLENSIKIAKKYIYEAIKHAPNLGNGNGPINHILN, from the coding sequence ATGAAAGTTGTTTTAACAATAGCAGGAAGTGATAGTGGTGGAGGTGCTGGTATTCAAGCTGACATAAAAAGTGGATTTTATCATGGAATTTTTATGACAACAGCAATAACAGCAATAACTGTACAAAATACTCTTGGAGTTACAAATGTAGAAGTTTTAAAACCTAGTTTTGTACAAGAACAAATATCTAGCGTTTTAGAAGATTTTAAAGTAAATGCTATAAAAATCGGGATGTTAGGTTCAAAAGAGCTTATTTTAAAAGTTCTTGATTGTATAAAACCTTTATATATTCCTATTGTTTTAGATCCTGTTGCTATTTCAAGAGCTGGTTCTAAACTTATTGATGATGAAGCAGTTGAAACATTAAAAACACTTTTTAAATATGCTTTTGTAATAACTCCAAATAAATATGAAGCAAAACTATTTTTTGATGTAAACTCAATAGATGATATAAAAAACATAAAACATATACCAACAAATATTTTATTTAAAAATATGGTTGAAGATAAAAATAAAACAGTAGATATTTTATTAAAAAAAGATGGAACAATTATAAATTTTGAAAGTCCTAGAGCAAATGAAGAAAATACTCATGGAACAGGTTGTAGTTTTAGTGCAAGTATTGCTTCTCTTATTGCAAAAGGTGAAACCTTAGAAAATTCAATAAAAATAGCAAAAAAATATATCTATGAAGCAATAAAACACGCACCAAATTTAGGTAATGGTAATGGTCCAATAAATCATATTTTAAATTAA
- a CDS encoding glutamate-5-semialdehyde dehydrogenase has translation MQEFLQEAKNSSRIIANLGSAQKNRVLNEMADALIEHSSFILSHNQKDMDEARVNNLNEALQDRLLLTEKRIQDMAIAIRQIASQQDPLGKILDGWVTKDGLNIQKVSIPIGVIGIIYESRPNVTSDTAALCFKSGNVCVLKGGKEAENSNKAIATILREVLRKNNLPEYAISLLPDSSREGVAKLIKQDKYVDLIVPRGGEALIRFVSENSSIPVIKHDKGICHIFIDQDANITKIFDIVVNAKCQKPSACNSIETLLIHTNIAALILSGLVETLSLHGTILKGCPETLQHINAIPATLEDFDTEYLANVLNIKIVANVDEAITHIQRHGSGHSESILSENYTTINKFLSEVDAACVYANASTRFTDGGEFGLGAEVGISTNKLHSRGPMGIEDLTTFKYKIYGQGQVRKG, from the coding sequence ATGCAAGAGTTTTTACAAGAGGCTAAAAACAGTAGTCGAATTATTGCAAATCTAGGCTCTGCACAAAAAAATAGAGTTCTAAATGAAATGGCAGATGCTTTAATAGAACACTCTTCTTTCATTCTCTCTCACAATCAAAAAGATATGGATGAAGCAAGAGTAAATAACTTAAATGAAGCCTTACAAGATAGACTTCTTCTAACAGAAAAACGAATTCAAGATATGGCAATTGCAATTAGACAAATTGCATCACAACAAGACCCTTTAGGTAAAATTTTAGATGGTTGGGTTACAAAAGATGGTTTAAATATTCAAAAAGTATCTATTCCTATTGGAGTAATTGGAATCATTTATGAAAGCCGTCCAAATGTTACAAGTGATACTGCTGCACTTTGTTTTAAAAGTGGAAATGTTTGTGTTTTAAAAGGTGGAAAAGAAGCTGAAAACTCAAACAAAGCAATAGCTACAATTTTAAGAGAAGTACTAAGAAAAAACAATCTTCCTGAATATGCTATTTCATTACTTCCTGATTCAAGTAGAGAAGGTGTTGCAAAACTAATAAAACAGGACAAATATGTAGATTTAATTGTTCCAAGAGGTGGAGAAGCACTTATTAGATTTGTGAGTGAAAACTCATCAATTCCAGTAATTAAACACGATAAAGGAATTTGTCATATTTTTATAGACCAAGATGCGAATATTACAAAAATATTTGACATTGTTGTAAATGCAAAATGCCAAAAACCAAGTGCTTGTAACTCAATAGAAACTTTATTAATTCATACAAATATTGCAGCATTAATTTTAAGTGGTTTAGTTGAAACTCTTAGTCTTCACGGAACAATCTTAAAAGGTTGCCCTGAAACTTTACAACACATAAACGCAATTCCTGCAACATTAGAAGATTTTGATACAGAATATTTAGCAAACGTTTTAAACATAAAAATTGTAGCAAATGTTGATGAAGCAATCACACATATTCAAAGACATGGTTCTGGACACTCTGAATCAATCTTAAGTGAAAACTACACGACAATAAATAAATTTTTAAGTGAAGTTGATGCTGCTTGTGTTTATGCAAATGCTAGTACAAGATTTACAGATGGTGGAGAGTTTGGACTTGGAGCTGAAGTTGGCATTTCTACAAATAAACTTCATTCAAGAGGTCCTATGGGAATAGAAGATTTAACGACATTCAAATACAAAATCTACGGACAAGGTCAAGTAAGAAAAGGATAA
- a CDS encoding imelysin family protein, protein MIKKFLFLMFFSVAMFAQDSALFNIVKNVSIPDVEVAIKDAKALKADYSDQNFTKFIKDWKKVEALYFAGELDDEYLDTPRYIDVFNNLKEDLNSQMQRVIDSNDDPKKALFKNSFKTVNALEYVLYSEKTITTRKKEIAGVIIDSLISKLEDIKGAYEEFLTSKPKDEKFDTAIVINTLIASTYRLKEWRIGNASGSSAKFKNDPNNSRAEYFLSQNSFAAIDAILDAQKEILEDKNYYNFASLSKKLNAQKELKVALDKIIETKEKLSKLKKDDFSKAQDLFESARALHNAYYLSLIDKLGLKANVLDADGD, encoded by the coding sequence ATGATAAAAAAGTTTTTATTTTTAATGTTTTTTAGTGTTGCAATGTTTGCGCAAGATAGCGCTCTTTTTAATATTGTTAAAAATGTGTCTATTCCAGATGTTGAAGTAGCAATTAAAGATGCAAAAGCTTTAAAAGCAGATTATAGTGATCAAAATTTTACAAAATTTATAAAAGACTGGAAAAAAGTTGAAGCACTATATTTTGCAGGTGAACTAGATGATGAATATTTAGATACACCAAGATATATTGATGTTTTTAATAACTTAAAAGAAGATTTAAATTCACAAATGCAAAGAGTGATTGACTCAAATGATGATCCTAAAAAAGCACTATTTAAAAATTCATTTAAAACAGTAAATGCTTTAGAATATGTTTTATATAGTGAGAAAACGATTACTACAAGAAAAAAAGAGATTGCTGGTGTTATTATTGATTCATTAATTTCAAAATTAGAAGATATAAAAGGTGCTTATGAAGAGTTTTTAACTTCTAAACCAAAAGATGAGAAATTTGATACTGCAATAGTTATTAATACTTTAATTGCAAGTACTTATAGATTAAAAGAGTGGAGAATTGGTAATGCAAGTGGTTCTTCTGCAAAATTCAAGAATGATCCAAATAACAGTAGAGCAGAGTATTTTCTAAGTCAAAATTCTTTTGCAGCAATTGATGCTATTTTAGATGCGCAAAAAGAGATTTTAGAAGATAAAAACTATTATAATTTTGCTTCTTTATCTAAAAAGCTTAATGCACAAAAAGAGTTAAAAGTAGCTCTTGATAAAATAATTGAAACAAAAGAAAAATTATCAAAATTAAAAAAAGATGATTTTTCAAAAGCACAAGATTTATTTGAAAGTGCGAGAGCTTTACACAATGCTTACTATTTATCTTTAATTGACAAATTAGGTCTAAAAGCAAATGTTTTAGATGCCGATGGAGATTAA
- the ccoG gene encoding cytochrome c oxidase accessory protein CcoG — translation MSYSKRRYLVYILITIFVLFSPFITINDNHLLLLSFERLQFHFLGIVFNVSELYVMPFLLMFLFIGIFAMTSMLGRIWCGWACPQTIFRVIYRDLIESTILDLRRIKNKQKDIDYSKKSNQFKKYISLFLWLIITLVISSNFMLYFVPPEDFFLYLQEPFEHSFMILFIISVALFLVYDIVFMKENFCVYVCPYSRIQSVLYDDNTKQVTYNFNRGGKVYQGGIKSIFKEKEWSNNEECTTCEACVKICPTHIDIRKGLQVECINCLECSDACSTVMGKLGKPSLINWGSTNKVINKQKVSIFTKRNTTYFVSLFLCIFLAFYFSLEKENFLVNINKTTELYKVTEDKKIVNNYILGVHNTQDETLTFDIKLNDDNFKIKRFEKFSLEAGKRAKKVLIIESVNDLNNIKTKNIPIFIEIYSQEKDFKVIRKLIFSKP, via the coding sequence ATGTCTTATTCGAAAAGAAGATACTTAGTTTATATTTTAATTACCATTTTTGTACTATTTTCACCATTTATTACAATAAATGATAATCATCTTCTATTATTATCATTTGAAAGATTACAATTTCACTTTCTAGGAATTGTTTTTAATGTAAGTGAACTTTATGTTATGCCATTTTTACTAATGTTTTTATTCATTGGTATATTTGCAATGACTTCAATGTTAGGAAGAATTTGGTGTGGATGGGCATGTCCTCAAACTATTTTTAGAGTAATTTATAGAGATTTAATCGAAAGTACAATTCTAGATTTAAGAAGAATCAAAAATAAACAAAAAGATATAGATTATTCAAAAAAATCAAATCAATTTAAAAAATATATTTCTTTATTTTTATGGTTGATTATTACTTTAGTTATATCATCGAACTTTATGCTTTATTTTGTTCCACCAGAAGATTTTTTTCTTTATTTGCAAGAACCTTTTGAACATAGTTTTATGATTTTATTTATTATAAGTGTTGCACTATTTTTAGTTTATGATATCGTTTTTATGAAAGAGAATTTTTGTGTTTATGTTTGTCCTTATTCAAGAATTCAATCTGTTTTATATGATGATAATACAAAACAAGTAACTTACAATTTTAATCGTGGTGGAAAAGTTTATCAAGGTGGTATTAAATCAATATTTAAAGAAAAAGAGTGGTCAAATAACGAAGAGTGTACAACTTGTGAAGCTTGTGTAAAAATATGTCCAACACATATTGATATAAGAAAAGGTTTACAAGTTGAATGTATAAATTGTCTTGAATGTAGTGATGCTTGTTCAACTGTTATGGGAAAACTAGGAAAACCAAGCTTAATTAACTGGGGAAGTACAAATAAAGTTATAAATAAACAAAAAGTATCTATTTTTACAAAAAGAAATACTACATATTTTGTTTCACTATTTTTATGTATTTTTCTAGCATTTTATTTTTCTCTTGAAAAAGAAAATTTCTTAGTAAATATAAATAAAACAACTGAACTTTATAAAGTAACTGAAGATAAAAAAATAGTAAATAACTATATATTAGGTGTTCATAATACTCAAGATGAAACTTTGACTTTTGACATAAAACTAAATGATGATAACTTCAAAATAAAAAGATTTGAGAAGTTTTCACTTGAAGCTGGAAAAAGAGCTAAAAAAGTATTAATTATAGAAAGTGTTAATGATTTAAACAATATAAAAACAAAAAATATACCTATTTTCATAGAGATTTATTCTCAAGAAAAAGATTTTAAAGTTATAAGAAAACTGATTTTTTCAAAACCTTAA